From one Triticum urartu cultivar G1812 chromosome 3, Tu2.1, whole genome shotgun sequence genomic stretch:
- the LOC125544452 gene encoding farnesyl pyrophosphate synthase-like, which translates to MAAAAAALSNGSGGDSKAEFAEIYSRLKEEMLEDPAFEFTDESLQWIDRMLDYNVLGGKCNRGLSVIDSYKTLKGVDVLRKEETFLACTLGWCIEWLQAYFLVLDDIMDNSQTRRGQPCWFRVPQVGLIAVNDGIILRNHISRILQRHFRGKPYYVDLIDLFNEVEFKTASGQLLDLITTHEGEKDLTKYNLNVHRRIVQYKTAYYSFYLPVACALLLSGENLDNFGDVKNILVEMGTYFQVQDDYLDCFGDPESIGKIGTDIEDYKCSWLVVQALEHADESQKGILLENYGKSDPESVAKVKDLYKELDLETAFHKYERESYNKLIADIKAQPSKAVQKVLMSFLEKIYKRQK; encoded by the exons atggcggcggcggcggcggcgttgtCGAACGGCTCCGGTGGCGACTCCAAGGCCGAGTTCGCGGAAATATACAGCAGGCTCAAGGAGGAGATGCTCGAGGACCCCGCCTTCGAGTTCACCGACGAGTCGCTCCAGTGGATCGACCGC ATGCTGGATTACAATGTCCTAGGAGGAAAGTGCAACCGTGGGCTCTCTGTCATCGATAGCTACAAGACATTGAAAGGTGTAGATGTTTTGAGGAAGGAGGAGACATTTCTTGCCTGCACCCTTGGTTGGTGTATTGAATGG CTTCAAGCATATTTTCTTGTGCTTGATGATATCATGGACAACTCCCAGACACGACGGGGCCAGCCTTGCTGGTTTAGGGTGCCTCAG GTTGGCCTTATTGCTGTAAACGATGGGATTATCCTTCGCAACCATATTTCACGGATCCTTCAACGCCACTTCAGAGGAAAACcgtattatgttgatctcattgATTTGTTCAATGAG GTTGAATTCAAGACAGCTTCAGGGCAGTTGTTGGATCTTATCACTACTCACGAGGGAGAAAAGGATCTCACAAAATATAACTTGAATGT TCACCGGCGCATTGTGCAATACAAGACAGCGTACTATTCATTTTATCTTCCG GTTGCATGTGCATTGCTGCTGTCGGGTGAGAATTTGGATAACTTCGGCGATGTAAAGAACATTCTTGTTGAAATGGGAACATACTTTCAAGTTCAG GATGATTATCTAGATTGTTTTGGAGATCCTGAATCTATTGGCAAG ATTGGAACTGACATTGAAGACTACAAGTGTTCCTGGTTAGTTGTGCAAGCTCTTGAGCATGCAGATGAGAGCCAAAAGGGCATTCTACTT GAAAATTATGGGAAGTCAGATCCAGAGTCTGTTGCAAAAGTGAAGGATCTGTATAAAGAACTTGATCTGGAG ACGGCATTTCACAAGTATGAGCGGGAGAGCTACAATAAGCTGATCGCCGACATCAAGGCCCAGCCAAGCAAAGCTGTTCAGAAAGTTTTGATGTCTTTCCTGGAGAAGATCTACAAGAGGCAGAAGTAG